A window of Haloarcula marismortui ATCC 43049 genomic DNA:
TACTGACGCCGCTGGTGACACCGTTCGACGCCGACGGCAACCTCGATGTCGCTGGCATAGAGTCGCTGGTCCAGCACGTCGTAGCGGCCGGCGTCGACGGCATCGTTCCCTGCGGGACGACTGGCGAGTTCGAGACGCTGTCGCCGCAGGAGTACCGGACCGTCGTCCGAACCGCAGCGACGACAGCGCCCGACGACTGCCGCGTCATCGTCGGGACGGCCGCCACCGACGTTGCGACTGTCCACAAGCGGATGGCGTTTGCCGCCGAGCAGGGCGCAGACAGCACGCTGGTCGTGCCGTCGTACTACGGCGGCCAGGCGAGCGGAGCGGGCAACGAGGCGTTCTTCGACGCGGTACTGGCCGACGCGCCGCTGCCCGTCTACCTCTACAACATCCCCGGGGCCGTCGGACAGGAACTCTCCATCGAGACGGTCGCCGCGCTCGCTCAGTCCGACGCCGTCGCGGGACTCAAGGACTCCTCGGGCGACCTCCCGTACGTCACCGCGGTCATGAATCAGACGCCTGCGGATTTCACCGTCTACCAGGGCCACGACGGCCTGTTCGTCCCGTCAATTGTGCTGGGCGGCGACGGTGGCATCAGCGCGCTCTCGCACCTACTGTTTGACGAACTGGAGCAGGCGGGTACTGCCGTCGCAAGCGGCAATGTTGCACAGGCCAGAACAGTCCAGCGGGACGTCCTCTCGCCGCTCTCGGACGCGTGTGCCGAATTCGGTTTTGCGCCAACGGTGAAGGCGCTGCTCGCCGACCGCGGCGTCATCGACCACGCGACGGTGCGACCGCCCAGAACCTCGCTTTCGTCGGACGCGGTCGCGTCGGTGACCGAACGGCTGGAGTGAGTCTCTAGACTCAAATGGGTCTGTGAGGTTCCACGAGATTCATTACGCTGGGCGGCAGTGAACGGAATATATGTCGTTGCTGCCCTCCCGCGGTCCCGACACAAGCACCTCACAGGACGGGGAGCTACAGGTCGTCGGGGTCGACGAAGATGTCTCGGCCGTACTCGATGCCCTCTCCTCGGAAACGGCCAGAGAAATACTCAACACGGTCTACGAGGAGCCGGGGACACCCTCAGAACTGGCCGACCGGCTCGATATGTCGATACAGAAGGTCTCCTATCATCTGGAGAAACTGGAAGACGAGGAACTCATCGCTGTCGCCGGGGTCCAGTACTCAGAGAAAGGCCAGGAGATGAAGGTGTACGAGCCCCCGGATGACCCGCTGGTGCTGTTTGTCGGCACACAGGACCGCAAGCAATCGCTCCGGTCGCTCGTCCGCCGCGTTTTGCCTGTTATCGGCATCCTCACTGCGGCCAGCGTCATGCTGCAACTCCTGCTCGGGCAGTTCCCGGTCCAGTTCGGGAGCTCCGGGGCCGGCGACGCAGGAACCGCCGGTGACGGTGCGCAGGGTGGCGGAGACGTCGAGCGTCTGGACGCGGCGAACCAGACAGCCGCGACGGCCGATACCACACCGACCCCGACAGCGGCGGACGACGGCGGATTCCAGGTGGCGGAGGCGACGGAGGCCCCAGAAGCCACGCCGGCCCCGAAAAGCACTCCGGCTCCGGAGGCCGACACCCCGGTCGAAGTAATGACCGAGGAGGCGCGGCAACTGACGACCGACGCCGCGGCCAGTGGCGGCTTCCAAATTGAGCCCGGTGTGGCCTTCTTCCTCGGCGGGTTGCTGGTCCTGACGCTGTACGTCTCGTTCTGGGCGTACAGAAACTACCGCTAAGTCGATTAACGGTTCAGTCGCTTCAGTCCGATTTAACGCGTTCGGCGACCAACACGCCAGCCTGCTCGGTAACCATCTCGACGGCCGTCAGTGCGTAGCCGGCATCGGTGAAGGCATCAGCGAGGACGCCGACCGTCGCCGGGTCGTCGACTTCAGGGCTGTAAAATGGTGCGTCGGGGTCGTCGTCGCCAAACAGCATCACGTCCCCGAGGACAATGCGCCGCGGCCCCAGGTCGGCGATTGTGTCGATAGCCTCGCGTTTCTCGTCGTCGCCAAGATGGTGCATCGCAAAGTTCGATGTGACGATGTCCACCGGCCGGTCGACGTTCGGAGCGCGGAAGCGGCCGTCGCCGAAGGAAACGTTCTCGACGCCTCGCCCGTCGGCTTTCTCCCGAGCTTTCTCCAGCATCCCGTCGCTGATGTCGCGGCCGATAATCTCCGCTGCGTCGGACGCGAGTGCGAACGCAATCGCTCCGGTGCCCGTGCCGAGGTCAAGTACCACGTCGTCGCTCTCGGGGGCCGCGTGGTCGACAACGAAATTGACGCAGGCGCGATACGCCGCCGAATCCTGGTCCTCGTCGTACGCGTCGGCGTGGTCGGAGAACCGCTCGGCGTGCTCGTCGAGTGATTTCTTCATACTCGCTTCTCGTCGTACTCGCACAAGTGTCTCCCGCTCCGTTTCGCGGTTTTGCCGCAGACGCGGTTCGGTTAAAACAGTTTTTGAGCCACGGGTGAATTTTTGCTATCCCCGTCCCAAGCATGAACTGCGCCGTCGACGGGTGACCTTCCCACGCGGCCGCCCTGACCCCGTCCCCGCCGACGGCCACCGCCCTCACTCCGCTGACGCTCCCTGGTGGTTCCCCTGGCAACGTGTTCCCCCAGACACCAACCCTTTGTCCGTTCGCTCGCTGTCGTCCGGTATGCGTCTCACGTTTCTCGGCACCGGCAGCGCCATGCCCACCGGCTCTCGAATGCAGTCCGGCTATCTGCTGGAGCGCGACGGGAACCGGCTGCTCGTCGACTGTGGTAGCGGCGTGTTGCACTCGCTGGCACAGACCGACACGGGGTACGAAGGCGTCGACACTGTCTTGCTGACTCACCACCATCTGGACCACGTTTCCGACCTCGACGTGCTGATGAAGGCCCGCTGGCTGGCCGGTGAGACGGACCTCACGATAGCTGGCCCGCCGGGGACGAGCGATCTGGTTCGGGACCTGCTCGAAACACACGACTACATGCAGGACCGACTGGACCTGACACTCAGGGATCTCGATGGCGGGCCCTTCGAACTGGCTGGGTTCAGCGGCGACACCTGCGAGACGCGCCACTCGATGCAGTGTTTCGCTTACCGGCTTTCCGTCGATGACGGGCCAGCAATAACGCTCGGCGCTGACTCCGAGGCGTTCACGGATCTCATCGAGTTCGCCGACGGGTCGGCCGTACTCGTCCACGACTGTTCGTTCCCGGACGATGTGGACGTGTCGAACCACCCGACGCCGACAACACTCGGAGAGACGCTGCGCGATGCCGACGCCGAGGTCGGGCGCGTGTACCTCACCCACCTGTACCCACACACGGAAGGGCGACACGAGGAGATGCTTGAGTCGATAGCGGACAGCTACGATGGCGACGTGCAGTTTGCCGAGGACAGCCTGACGATAACAGTTAGCTAGATGCGTTCGAGCGTGACGCGGAACTCGGCCCCGCCAGCGTCGCTTTCGCCCACGCTGACGCTGCCGCCGTAGGATTCAGTCAGCGCCCGAACGAACCCGAGGCCGAAGCCGGTCCCCGAACTCTCCTGGCCCTTCACACCCATCTGGAAAATATCCTCGCGCAAGTCCGGCGAGACACCGTCCCCGTCGTCGGCGAAACAGACCGTAACTTCGTCGGGGCTGACTTCCGCCGGATGCACTCGCATGTGGACATCGCCCTCGTTGTGGACCGCCGCGTTGGACATGATGTTCGTGAACACCGAGTCGAGCAGGTCACCGCCGTACACCTGATACTCGAAGTCTGACTGCGCAAAATCGACAGTCAGTGACCCGTAGTTGTCTCTGACATCACGCACCGTGTCCCCGAGGACCGATTCGAGGTCCTGTGGCTCCGGGTTGTCCTGAGCTTCCAGCGTCGAGACGAGGTCGCCGACGCGCTGGATGAGGTCGGCGGCGCTCTCGGCCGCGCGCTGGATCTTGCCGGCGTACTCCTCAGTCTGGCCGTCGACCTGTCCAGCGACGACATCGGCGAACCCAGCAATGACCTGCAGGTCGTTACCCAGGTCGTGGCGGAGCAGTCGGTCGTACATCTCAATCATCTCCTTTCGCCGTTCCAGATCCCGATGAGCCCGCTCTAGCCGTTCGCGAGAGCGGATATTGGAGATGGCCGTCGCGGCGTGGGTGGCAAGAATTTCCATCGGTCTGACGTATTCGTCTCCGAACTCCTCGACGGTCTGTGACCGAGTGACCAACACCGCAGTCACCTCATCGCCCATCCGGGACGGGACAGCCAGCGCACCCGTCACATCCGAGTCGGCCGTGACAGCGGCATCAGCGCCCTGTTCGACCAGCGTTTCGCCGGCCTCCTGCGCCCGTCGAGCCAAGTCACTCGGTGGCTCGCCCTGCACGAGGTTCGGGTTCGTACTGTGGACGACGCGGAGCTCGTCGTCGCGAACCTCGACGAACGTAGAGTACGAGAACTCGAACAGCAGCGACATCGCTTCGAGCGTGAGCGAGACGACTTCATCGACGGACTCGCAGCGGTTGAGTGCCTGGCCGTATTTGTTCAGGTCGGCGACCTGTCTGGCAAAGTCCTGTTGTTCTTCGAACGACATATCACCCACTCCTCGCAGACATTGGAACTACGTACCAATGGAGAGCGGGGCAAAAAACGGTTTCGGGGGACTCACCGGCGGAATGAAAGACGGTAGACACGTATCGTGGGTAGCGGCCTCAATCGAGGCGGTAACGCAGTAGCGCCGCGACACCGCCCAGATTCGAGAGTTGCTGTCCGGGCGCAAACTCCGCGGAGAAGACGGTTACGTCGCCGCCTTTCTGTTCTGTCGTTTCGATGATCTGGTCGACATCGATATCCCAGTCGCCCTCGCCGGCCCGCTCCAGCCGGAGTCGTTCGTCCAGCACGAGCAGCGTCTCGATAGCGCCGTAGTCGGCCGCCTTGGCGACTTCTTCCGGTCCGTAGGCCACCTCCGAGCCTGAGCCGATGCGCGCCATCAGTTCGTCGATGTAGTCCGCCTCCTCGGCGATGCGGGTCTGCTGCTGGACGTCCTCGACAGCGCCGCGTTTGAGTACTTCGTGGACACCGCGGTCACCGACAGCGGACGTGTCGACGACAGTAATCTGTTCGGCGATATCGGGAATCTCGTCCTGAAAGTGGTCCAGCGCGTCCTGTTTGGTGAAGCCGGGACCCGCAAGGATGTAGGCGTCCACGTCCTGCCGCTTGAGGACTGACGCCAGCTCGTCGAACAGTTCCTTCCGTGGACGGGCGTACTCCCCCTTCCCGGTCGTCGAGGTGATCGTCGCTCGCTCCTCGGTGCCGTACTGGGCGACAGTGTGGACGTGAGCCTCTCCTTCCTCTACGGTCGCAATCGCCACGTCGGGGTTCTCCGTCGCCTCGACGGCCTCTTCCAGACGGTCGGCCTGATCGGGCTTGAGGTGCTTCTCGACGGTGAGTTCGGTGTGTTCCTCGACGTTGAGCGTGTGGTGAAAGCCCAGCTGGTCCTCGCGGGAGCAATCGACAATTTCGCCGCCGACACGGAGGCGGTTGGCGAACTTCGCGAACTCCACGTCGGTGACCTCGATCTGAATCCACATCGGCTCGCGCTCGCCGCCTTTGTCCCGGAGGTTGTCATCGTTGCGCTGGATGCGCCGCGTCGTGTCGCCAGAGACGAGGTCCCCCGGCTCGATGACATACGAGAGGTGCCAGAGGTCGTCAAGCGTCTCGGGGACCACCTCGATGCGTTCTGCCCCTTCCGCGGTGGTCTCCTGACTCTGTATTTGCATACTGAAGCGTCCGCTTCAGGGACACAAGTGTTCTGCCATTCGATTCGCCGGAACGGTGAGACACCGAATCGGCGTACTGTGCCGATCAGGCAACCGAGCCTGTCGCGGGCGTCTCATCGCCTGCGTCAGTGGCGGGCATATCCCGCACGGCCGTTCCGATGGCGTAGGTCCCCGCCACGTTCGCGTAGAACGTCACGAAGGGGGCCAGCACCGCGCCGATGACGACAGCGTTCAGGACGCCGATGAGGACGCCGGCGATCAGGCTGATACCGAACGCGACCAGCCAGCCAGTGGCGTAGGTCCGGCTGAACGCGAGCCGGCGAAGTTCGTCCGGTGCGAACGCCGCCGCGATGCTGTCCGTGCGAACGTACGCGACGATTGCGGCCGGGAGCACGTACGCGATAGCGAGCGAAAGTACGGTCACCGCGAGCGTCGCGACGAGGGCAATGAGGCCGACAGCCAGTCCGCTTCCGGCCCCGTTGCCGCCCAGACCTAGCGTCGCACCGCTTGCGAACACCGCCGCAAGGGCGATGGCCGCCGGGACGAGTGAGTAGGCGAATCCGATAGCGAACACCTTCAGGCCGTCCATACCCAGGTCGCCCCAGTCGTCGAACACCGGCGGTTCGGCCTCATCGTCCAGCACCGCTCGGAGTGTCCGGGCGATATAGCCGAGGACGAAGAACACCGGCACGACGAGGAAACTCAGGAACAGCAACACGCCCCCGATGGCGATGGTTTTCACTGCGCTGTCGCTGTCCCGCGGATACGATAGTGCTTCTTGGAACATGGTGGTACTCCGTGACATCGGCCTGGCTGGCGTGGTCGCTGCCACGTCAGTCTCGACAAGGTGTCACATCAATTTATAATACAACGTACAGGTATATATAGCAGTACGTGCGCCGTGCTGGCAGTTGTAGCCGGCAGTCGGGCAATTCTCAGCGTCTCACTGCTGGTCAGGGGTGCCGTCGGCGGCCGCCTGTAAGCTGGCGAACGCCTCCCACGAGGGGTCCGCTCCAGGGTGGGACTGCCGGGCGCCGTCGACGTACAGCCCCTCACCGTCGGTCACTTCGCCGACGACGGCGGCCGGCGTCCCGCGGTCGCGGAGCGCACCGACAACATCGTCGGCATCTGCGGGGTCGACGGCGGCCAGGAGCGTCCCGCAACTGCTGACGTGCCAGGGGTCGATATCGAGCGCGTCACAGAGCGCGCCGACGCCGTCAGCAAGCGGCATCGCATCGCTGTCCACGTCGAATCGGACGCCCGCACCGTCGGCCATCTCGATGAGCGCACCAGTGATGCCGCCCTCGGTGGCGTCGTGCATCGCCATCACGTTTCCAGCGTTCGTCGCAGCCATGGCGTCCTCGACGAGTGCGGTGTCGGCCAGACGTTCCTGTGCAGTGGCGGTTCGGTCGGGCGACAGCCCGATCTGCGTCGGGAAGAGGGTCGCGAACAGGCCCGTGACTTCCGCACCGGGACCGGTCCCGACGACCAGTTTGTCGCCCGGTCGTGCGCCGTCCGGGCGGACGATGTCCTCGTGGGGCCCGACGCCAAGCACCGTTGCGCCACCGACCCATGAATAGTCGACGCCCGAATACCGGGCGGTGTGGCCGGTGACGACGCTCACGCCGACTTCTTCGGCCCGTTCAGCGAAGCCGTGCCACATCGCCGCCAGTTCGTCGTCTGTCATCTCGGGCGGGAGCGTGAACGTCACTGAGAGATGCGACGGCGGGATGCCGGAAACGGCAACGTCGGCAAGTACCACATCGAGTGCAAACCGACCAGCCCGTTCGAACCCCAGATCGGGGAGCACCGACAGCGGGTCGGTGGCTGTGACGAGAGCGTCACCGCCCACGTCGATGACGCCGAAGTCAATGCCGTGCGTCGGCCCCAGCGTCACGTCTTCTCGGTCCGCGCCCAGTTCCGGGTAAATGACGGTATCGAACAGGTCGCGGTCGATTTTCCCGAGGTCGCTCATCCGGTCAGTCACCTCCAGCGCGGTGTTCTCTCTGCCCCCGCATCGTCAATCCTCAGTCATCCGACTGCCGCCGGGCGGCAGGAACTCCTGTATCTGGTCCGGGCTGGCGACCTTGCGGACGAACGTCTCGTCGGCGAACCGCTCCTTGAACTCGCGGTAGAGGCGCTTGGCGATATCGTTCTGGGCGTACTGGCCCGGTTCAACGGTGATGCTCGTCGCGGCCTGTCCCTCGATAGCCGCCGGCGGGCCACCGATGACCCGCGTCTCGTCGTCGCAGGTGATACCGACGGCGACGCCGGCCGGCGTGCCCTCGAAGTACGTCCGGTCGCCGCGGACGGCGAAGCCGCCCTTCTCCAGATACTCGCCGCTTTCCGGCGTTTTCGACACCTGGTCGGGGTCGACCATGTACACGTCGCCGGCGAACTTCCCGTCTTTCCAGACCGAGGAGTACGAGACCGCGAACTGGGCGGCCTGGTCCAGTGACGACTGCGGGAACTCAACCTCCTTGGACGGCTCACTGGGACCGGTGGCCTTGAGCACCGTGACCGGGCCGCCGTGGGCCTGCGCGTGGAAGAACTTGTCACCGCCCTCCAGATACTTCTGGACGAGTTCTTCGTTGTCGTCGGCGTCGCGGCCGCCGATGACGAGGAAGCCGTCCGAGGTGTGGAACCAGCGGAACTGCTCGTACCAGCGCTCGGTCGACCGGGTCGGAATGGACTGCATCGAGAGCCAGTCCGTCGGTTCGTCCTCGGCCTCGTCGTTATCGGCTTCGTCCTCGCCGTCGTCGGCCTCCCACTCCTCGCGCCGCTCTTTGACCGCTTCGAGGTCCTCGCGGGTGTTCTCGATGGCAGCGAGCGCGCCCTCCTTCTTCTCCTCGATGCGTTTGGCCTCCTTGTACAGTTCGTCGGCGTTCTTCTCGACGCCGGTGAAGGCGTCCACTGTGACCCGCGTCCCGTCGATGTCGAGGGTCACCGTCCCCTCGCTCCCGTCAAGCGAGACAACTGCTTCGGCGGCCGCGATGCCGCGGTCGGCCCCCTCGTCAAACTTCGCCTCGATGTCGTCCCAGGACACGTCGTCCTGGCGGGCGGCCTGCACCGTCGAGAGCACGTCGTCGACGAGGTCGTAGTTGGCGTACAGCAGCTCGGCCTTCTCCCGTTCGACCTCGGCGTCGGCTTCGAAGTCCTCGATAGCCTGCTCCTGTTGCTGGATGATGCGCTGCTGTTTCTCTATCTCGGCCTCGAAGTCCGGGCGCTGTGTTTCGCCGCCCTCGACTTCCTCCTCCCGCTGGAAATTGAAGAAGTAGTCGTCCAGCGCGGGGTTGAACTCCGTGAAAGATTCGCTGTAGAGTTCTTCGTACTCCGCCAGCGGAATCGGCGTCACGTCGATGCGCCGGCGGTCCGGGTCATCGCCGGATTCCCCGTTGCCTGCACCGTCACCGTCGTCGAGCGTTTCGTAGTACACCCGCGGGTCGACATCTCCCTCACGCAGGCGCGTCCCCATCTCGTCGATGAGTTCGTACAGCCGCTCGAAATCGGACTCATCGAGGTCGTCGACGGCGACGTTGTAGTCGATGCCGGCGCGGGTACACAGTTCCTCGCCGTAGAGGCCGCCGAAGTTCAGTTGCGTCGCCAGCGTCCGCACGAGGTCAGCGTCGGATTCCTTGATGCGAGCGACAAACCCGTCGTAATCGACAGTCATCGGGTTGAACCGCGCCGACGGGAATTCGTAGGGCGTCCCGGGTGCGACGGTTCGGGATTTGAGCCTGACCGTTTCAAGACAGTCGATGACCTCGCCGTATTCGTCCAGCACGGCGACGTTCCCGTCGCCGAACAGCTCCGCGACGATAGTCGTCGACGCGTCCTCGCGGTCGAACTCCAGTTCGATGATGCGGTCGAACTCGAACTGCTCGACGCGGACGAGGTCAGCGCCCGACAGCCGGTTCCGGAGCATCATCGCGAAGTCCGGCGGCCGACCCGGCGCGTCGGGGACGTGGCTCTGGTCGGCAACGTGGGCGCGCTTGACATCACCGACTTCGATGAGGAACTCGACGCGGCCGCGGTCGAAGTCCCGGAGCTTCAGTCTGACGAGGTCGTCCTCGGGGTAGAGGTACGCCTTGTCGAGCTTCGCGCCCTCGTAGCCGGCGAGTTCGCCCTCAAGAGCGGCGAGGTCGACGCTCGTCAGTTCCCGCTTGTGGTCCATGTCGGTGGCTGTCGGCGGGCACCCAAAGGCGTTCCGTTACCTGCTGTCGGCGATTGCCTCGCCAGTCTCCAGTCCGTTCCGTAACGCCGCGTGGAGTCGCCCCTCGCCGGCCACCCAGTCGCCAGCGAAGTGCAGGTCGTGCTCGGCCGCACACGACAGCAGATCGTGGTCGACTTCGCCCTCGGGCTGGGAGTACCGCCAGTGCTGGTGGTCGGTCCAGTCGGGGTCGGCCAGCCGGTCGTCGTCCAGCAATCGGGCCGTCCGCGACGCGATGTCGTCGATGAGCGTGTCGGGGTGTTCGTCGTAGTTCGCAATCGACCACGGTTCGTTCATCTGGACCAGCAGCAGGGACTCGCCGTCGGGGACGTGGCCGTCCTTGCACTCTTCGCGGCCGACCCAGCCGATATCGTGCTCTTTGTCGCTGTTGACCGCGGCGTACCACGGCACGTCGAGTTCGAAGGGATAGTGCAACACGCCGGAGATGACCGTTCGATAGGGGACGGCGGCGATTTCCTGCCGAAGCTCCCGACAGTCGTCGTGGTCCCACCGCGACTGCCCCAGCAGGTCAGCCGTCTGGGGAGCCGGCGGTGTTAGCAACGCGGCGTCGAAGTGTCCAAGGTCCGCCCCCTCATCGTCCTCAAGCCGCCAGCCGTCGCGCTGTCGCTCCAGACGCTCAACCCGCACGCCGTTCTCTACGTCGGCGTCTGCCTCGTTGAACAGCCGCTTTGCGACCTGTGTAATGCCTGCCTCGTACGTCCATTTGTGTTCGTCAGCATCCCGCCCAGTGCCGATGTCGCCGGTCCTGTCGAACGCGTACACCGGTTCCTCGATATCGACGAGTCCCTCAGTCGGGAGGGTCTCTGTGACCAGTTCCGTCACGCGGCCGTCGTCGGCCTTGAGATAGTTCGCCCCGTACTC
This region includes:
- a CDS encoding dihydrodipicolinate synthase family protein, with protein sequence MADSFDVLTPLVTPFDADGNLDVAGIESLVQHVVAAGVDGIVPCGTTGEFETLSPQEYRTVVRTAATTAPDDCRVIVGTAATDVATVHKRMAFAAEQGADSTLVVPSYYGGQASGAGNEAFFDAVLADAPLPVYLYNIPGAVGQELSIETVAALAQSDAVAGLKDSSGDLPYVTAVMNQTPADFTVYQGHDGLFVPSIVLGGDGGISALSHLLFDELEQAGTAVASGNVAQARTVQRDVLSPLSDACAEFGFAPTVKALLADRGVIDHATVRPPRTSLSSDAVASVTERLE
- a CDS encoding ArsR/SmtB family transcription factor; amino-acid sequence: MSLLPSRGPDTSTSQDGELQVVGVDEDVSAVLDALSSETAREILNTVYEEPGTPSELADRLDMSIQKVSYHLEKLEDEELIAVAGVQYSEKGQEMKVYEPPDDPLVLFVGTQDRKQSLRSLVRRVLPVIGILTAASVMLQLLLGQFPVQFGSSGAGDAGTAGDGAQGGGDVERLDAANQTAATADTTPTPTAADDGGFQVAEATEAPEATPAPKSTPAPEADTPVEVMTEEARQLTTDAAASGGFQIEPGVAFFLGGLLVLTLYVSFWAYRNYR
- a CDS encoding class I SAM-dependent methyltransferase: MKKSLDEHAERFSDHADAYDEDQDSAAYRACVNFVVDHAAPESDDVVLDLGTGTGAIAFALASDAAEIIGRDISDGMLEKAREKADGRGVENVSFGDGRFRAPNVDRPVDIVTSNFAMHHLGDDEKREAIDTIADLGPRRIVLGDVMLFGDDDPDAPFYSPEVDDPATVGVLADAFTDAGYALTAVEMVTEQAGVLVAERVKSD
- a CDS encoding MBL fold metallo-hydrolase → MRLTFLGTGSAMPTGSRMQSGYLLERDGNRLLVDCGSGVLHSLAQTDTGYEGVDTVLLTHHHLDHVSDLDVLMKARWLAGETDLTIAGPPGTSDLVRDLLETHDYMQDRLDLTLRDLDGGPFELAGFSGDTCETRHSMQCFAYRLSVDDGPAITLGADSEAFTDLIEFADGSAVLVHDCSFPDDVDVSNHPTPTTLGETLRDADAEVGRVYLTHLYPHTEGRHEEMLESIADSYDGDVQFAEDSLTITVS
- a CDS encoding sensor histidine kinase, producing the protein MSFEEQQDFARQVADLNKYGQALNRCESVDEVVSLTLEAMSLLFEFSYSTFVEVRDDELRVVHSTNPNLVQGEPPSDLARRAQEAGETLVEQGADAAVTADSDVTGALAVPSRMGDEVTAVLVTRSQTVEEFGDEYVRPMEILATHAATAISNIRSRERLERAHRDLERRKEMIEMYDRLLRHDLGNDLQVIAGFADVVAGQVDGQTEEYAGKIQRAAESAADLIQRVGDLVSTLEAQDNPEPQDLESVLGDTVRDVRDNYGSLTVDFAQSDFEYQVYGGDLLDSVFTNIMSNAAVHNEGDVHMRVHPAEVSPDEVTVCFADDGDGVSPDLREDIFQMGVKGQESSGTGFGLGFVRALTESYGGSVSVGESDAGGAEFRVTLERI
- a CDS encoding mRNA surveillance protein pelota, with translation MQIQSQETTAEGAERIEVVPETLDDLWHLSYVIEPGDLVSGDTTRRIQRNDDNLRDKGGEREPMWIQIEVTDVEFAKFANRLRVGGEIVDCSREDQLGFHHTLNVEEHTELTVEKHLKPDQADRLEEAVEATENPDVAIATVEEGEAHVHTVAQYGTEERATITSTTGKGEYARPRKELFDELASVLKRQDVDAYILAGPGFTKQDALDHFQDEIPDIAEQITVVDTSAVGDRGVHEVLKRGAVEDVQQQTRIAEEADYIDELMARIGSGSEVAYGPEEVAKAADYGAIETLLVLDERLRLERAGEGDWDIDVDQIIETTEQKGGDVTVFSAEFAPGQQLSNLGGVAALLRYRLD
- a CDS encoding DUF4013 domain-containing protein, whose translation is MFQEALSYPRDSDSAVKTIAIGGVLLFLSFLVVPVFFVLGYIARTLRAVLDDEAEPPVFDDWGDLGMDGLKVFAIGFAYSLVPAAIALAAVFASGATLGLGGNGAGSGLAVGLIALVATLAVTVLSLAIAYVLPAAIVAYVRTDSIAAAFAPDELRRLAFSRTYATGWLVAFGISLIAGVLIGVLNAVVIGAVLAPFVTFYANVAGTYAIGTAVRDMPATDAGDETPATGSVA
- a CDS encoding AIR synthase family protein, which produces MSDLGKIDRDLFDTVIYPELGADREDVTLGPTHGIDFGVIDVGGDALVTATDPLSVLPDLGFERAGRFALDVVLADVAVSGIPPSHLSVTFTLPPEMTDDELAAMWHGFAERAEEVGVSVVTGHTARYSGVDYSWVGGATVLGVGPHEDIVRPDGARPGDKLVVGTGPGAEVTGLFATLFPTQIGLSPDRTATAQERLADTALVEDAMAATNAGNVMAMHDATEGGITGALIEMADGAGVRFDVDSDAMPLADGVGALCDALDIDPWHVSSCGTLLAAVDPADADDVVGALRDRGTPAAVVGEVTDGEGLYVDGARQSHPGADPSWEAFASLQAAADGTPDQQ
- the rqcH gene encoding ribosome rescue protein RqcH, whose product is MDHKRELTSVDLAALEGELAGYEGAKLDKAYLYPEDDLVRLKLRDFDRGRVEFLIEVGDVKRAHVADQSHVPDAPGRPPDFAMMLRNRLSGADLVRVEQFEFDRIIELEFDREDASTTIVAELFGDGNVAVLDEYGEVIDCLETVRLKSRTVAPGTPYEFPSARFNPMTVDYDGFVARIKESDADLVRTLATQLNFGGLYGEELCTRAGIDYNVAVDDLDESDFERLYELIDEMGTRLREGDVDPRVYYETLDDGDGAGNGESGDDPDRRRIDVTPIPLAEYEELYSESFTEFNPALDDYFFNFQREEEVEGGETQRPDFEAEIEKQQRIIQQQEQAIEDFEADAEVEREKAELLYANYDLVDDVLSTVQAARQDDVSWDDIEAKFDEGADRGIAAAEAVVSLDGSEGTVTLDIDGTRVTVDAFTGVEKNADELYKEAKRIEEKKEGALAAIENTREDLEAVKERREEWEADDGEDEADNDEAEDEPTDWLSMQSIPTRSTERWYEQFRWFHTSDGFLVIGGRDADDNEELVQKYLEGGDKFFHAQAHGGPVTVLKATGPSEPSKEVEFPQSSLDQAAQFAVSYSSVWKDGKFAGDVYMVDPDQVSKTPESGEYLEKGGFAVRGDRTYFEGTPAGVAVGITCDDETRVIGGPPAAIEGQAATSITVEPGQYAQNDIAKRLYREFKERFADETFVRKVASPDQIQEFLPPGGSRMTED
- a CDS encoding NAD(P)/FAD-dependent oxidoreductase; this translates as MARNLAVVGAGGAGAAAAYALRDADVNVTVFEKSRGVCGRAATRRHGDCTYEYGANYLKADDGRVTELVTETLPTEGLVDIEEPVYAFDRTGDIGTGRDADEHKWTYEAGITQVAKRLFNEADADVENGVRVERLERQRDGWRLEDDEGADLGHFDAALLTPPAPQTADLLGQSRWDHDDCRELRQEIAAVPYRTVISGVLHYPFELDVPWYAAVNSDKEHDIGWVGREECKDGHVPDGESLLLVQMNEPWSIANYDEHPDTLIDDIASRTARLLDDDRLADPDWTDHQHWRYSQPEGEVDHDLLSCAAEHDLHFAGDWVAGEGRLHAALRNGLETGEAIADSR